CTGCTTGAGAACGTTCGTTTCAACCCGGAGGAGACCTCCAAGGACGCCGACGAACGCGCCGCTTACGCCAAGAAGATCGCCGCCCTCGGCGAGGCCTTCGTTTCCGATGGCTTCGGCGTGGTCCACCGCGCCCAGGGCTCCAACTACGACGTTGCCGCCGATCTGCCGGCCGCCGCAGGCCTGCTGGTCGAGAAGGAAGTCAAGGCCCTGTCCAAGGCCACCGAGAACCCGGAGCGTCCGTTCACCGTGGTGCTCGGCGGTTCCAAGGTCTCCGACAAGCTCGGCGTCATCGAGAACCTGCTCGACAAGGCCAACCGTCTGGTCATCGGCGGCGGCATGGTGTTCACCTTCCTCAAGGCCAAGGGCTACGAGGTCGGCACCTCCCTGCTTGAAGAGGACCAGCTTGAGAAGGTCAAGGGCTACATCGAGACCGCCGAGAAGAACGGCGTTGAGCTCGTGCTGCCGACCGACGTCGTCGTGAACGCCGGCTTCCCGGCCGGTGACACCCCGGTTGCTCCTGAAGTCGTTGCCGCCGACGCCATCCCGGCCGACAAGATGGGTCTGGACATCGGCCCGGAGTCCCAGAAGCTCTTCCACGACAAGATCGTCGACTCCAAGACCGTCGTGTGGAACGGCCCGATGGGCGTGTTCGAGGTTCCTGAGTTCGCCGCCGGCACCAAGGCCGTGGCCCAGGGTCTGGTCGACGCCACCGCAGCCGGTGCGTTCACCATCGTCGGTGGCGGCGACTCCGCCTCCGCCGTGCGCAACCTCGGCTTCCCGGAGGACGGCTTCTCCCACATCTCCACCGGTGGTGGCGCTTCCCTCGAGTTCCTCGAAGGCAAGGAGCTCCCTGGCCTGAAGGTGCTTGAGTAATCCATTTTCTAGCTCCCCTCCTTGAGGGGAGCTACGTATTTTCTAGAAGGGAAACATATGGCGTCCAAACGCATTCCGTTGGTGGCCGGCAACTGGAAGATGAATTTCGACCATCTTGAAGCCACTTACTTCGTGCAGAAGCTGGTATGGCTGTTGCGTGACGCTCACTTCGACTTCAAACGCTGCGAAGTCGCGCTTTTCCCCTCGTTCACGTCATTGCGCAGCGTACAGGTGCTGGTCGAAGCCGACAAGCTCCATGTCGCCTACGGCGCACAATCCGTTTCCGTGACCACCCAAGGTGCCTTCACCGGCGATGTGTCCGCGGACATGATCGCCCATCTCGGCTGCTCATACGTCATCGTCGGCCACTCCGAACGCCGCAAATACCATCCTGAAGATGACGCCAATATCGTCGATCAGGTACGTGCCGTGTTCGCCGCCGGCATGCAGCCGATTTTGTGCGTCGGCGAAAGCTTCGAGGAACGACGTCAAGGCATTGAACTCGATTTCGCCGTGGGCCAGGTACGAGACGTCACCCGCGATCTCAACGAAGAACAAGCCGCCGAACTCATCGTGGCCTACGAACCTGTCTGGGCCATTGGCACCGGCATGGTGGCCACTCCGCAATCCGCCCAGGATGCCGCAAACGCCATCCGCAACGATTTGAAGACCACCTTTGGCACGAAGGTATCCGATAGCGTACATATCCTGTACGGCGGATCGGTCACCTCGAAAAATGCGGCGGAACTCATTTCCCAGCCCGACGTTGACGGCTTCCTGATCGGAGGGGCGGCCTTGGACGTTGAGGAACTCGCCAAAATCGCTCGATTGGCACTTAAATCCATGAAATCACGGAACTAATACCACGGTTTTCCCGTGTGTGCGCTATGCTGGTCAACAGTCCAATCAATCCGGAGGTACCCTGTGACCGCTCTTAAGATCACGCTGCAAGTCATCGTCGTGCTGCTCAGCTTCGTGCTGACCCTGCTCATCCTTATGCACAAGGGCAAGGGCGGCGGTTTGTCCGACATGTTCGGCGGCGGTCTGACCCAGAACGCCGGTACTTCCGGTGTCGCCGAAAAGAACCTGAACCGTTGGACCGTTATCATCGCTCTGGTGTGGGTGGCCTTGATCATCGGCCTCGACATGATGACCAAGTTCAACCTCGGCTGATCGGCTTGCACGCCATATAGACTTGTCGCTCGCGACCCATGACCGTTACCGTCGGTCATGGGTCGTATGCGTTCTATCGAGTATTACGAAAGGACATCACCATGGTCACTATGAACCGCAACAAAGTCGTTATCGTCGGCACCGGCCAGGTCGGTGCCACCGCCGCCTTCGGCATCGTCACGCACGGCCTGTGCAATGAGCTTGTGCTCATCGACCGTTCCGCCGCCAAGGCCCTGGGGGAGGCCCGCGACCTCGATGATGGCAGCGAATTCCAGGACCGCCACGTCAAGGTGCGCGCCGGCGACTACGCCGACTGCAAGGACGCGGACATCGTCGTCATCACCGTGGGCCGCAAGCCGCCGGCCAACTCCAACCGCATGGCCGAACTCGGCTTCACCGTGGGTCTTGTGGGCGAAGTGGTCGACAACGTCATGGCCTCCGGCTTTGACGGCGTGATCGTCATGGTCTCCAACCCGGTCGACGTGATGGCTTGGTATGCCTGGAAACGTTCCGGTCTGCCTCGCACCCAGGTGCTCGGTACCGGCACTGCGCTCGACACCTCGCGTCTCAAGACCATCATCGGCGAAGAGACCGGCCTTGACCCGCGCAACGTGGGTGGCTTCGTGATGGGCGAGCACGGCGACTCCCAGTTCACCGCATGGTCCACCGTCTCGCTCGGCGGCAAGCCATTCGCCCGCTTCCTGGCCGACAACCAAGACCGTTTCGCCTCCGTGTCCACCACCGAAATCGAAGAGAAGACCCGCACCCGTGGCGATGAGATCGTCGCGGCCAAGGGCGGCACCAACTTCGGCATCGCCTCCACCGTGGCCGGCATCGTGCAGACCATCCTGTGGGACGAACGCCGTATCGTGCCCGTCTCCACCCTGCTGGACGGCGAATACGGCGAACATGACGTGTTTCTCGGCGTCCCCACTGAACTGCGGGCCAATGGTGCCAACGAGATCGTCGAACTCGATCTGAGCGAGGACGAGCGGGCCAAACTGCACCATTCCGCCGAACTCGTGCGTGACCACTGCAAGGGGCTGCTGTGATTCTCGACGCCATCACACCGAAACAACCCCGACTGCTGGTCGCCGACCTCGACGGCACGTTGCTGCACGACGCCGAGGTATTCGAGGACCGGTTCATCACCCAGCGCAGCATCGACACCATCAACCGCGCGCACGATGCCGGACTGAAATTCGCCATCGCCACCGCGCGGCCGGTGAGTACCGGCCTCCAGTTCGCCGAAAAACTGCCGGTGGACGCCGTAATCTATCTGAACGGCGCCCTCATCGATTTCGACCCGGCCCACTCCGACTTCGACCTGCTCACCTCAGGTGCCACGCCGGCCGATGAGAACCATTTGATCAAGATTGGCTTCTCCTCACGGCGTGCCTGCGAAGTCTGTCTGTTCCTGCTCGATCGCATGCCCGGCCTGAAGCTCGGCATCGTGATGAACGACGTGCGCTACACCAACTTCGATGTGCGCGTGTATTGGAAAACTCAGGCCTTCCAATACACGAACTTCCACGACGTGCCCGAAGGCGTGGCGGACAAGATCACCATCTTCCCCGAGCCTGAACAGTGGAACGAGCTGCGTGCGCTGATTCCGCCGGACTTCGACATCTCCATCAGCGAAGGCGTGATGTGGATGCTCATGAACCCGCAGGCCAACAAGGAGCACGCGCTGCGTCTGCTATGCGAACGGATGGATGTGCCGCTCGAACAGACCGCCGCCTTCGGCGACGACCTCATCGATATCAACATGATGAGCGAATCCGGCCGGGGTGTGGCCGTGGCCAACGCGAACCCCAAGGTGTTGTCCATCGCCGACGAGATCTGCCCGTCCAACAACGAGGACGGCGTCGCCCAATGGATTGAAGCGCAGTTGGGCTGAACCGGTCGAGACTTGAGAACACGCCAAAATTGAACTTGTGTTGAACCGGGAGTATGCTTTGAACCGTTGTTCAAAAGATAAATTGAACTCCCGGTTGGAGGCATAAGGATATGAGCGTATCGGTGTTTGCGGAACGTCTGCGCAATGCGATGAACAGCAGGGGACTGAAGCAGGTCGATTTGGTGCACGCCGCCGAACATCGTGGCGTAAAGATGGGCAAGAGCCACATCAGCCAATACGTGGCCGGCAAGACCATGCCCCGCGAGGACGTGCTCGAATTCCTGGCCAGCGAACTGGACGTCGACGCGAACTGGCTGCGCGGCGAGGAATCATCCGCTCCCTCCAATGGCGACGCGGCACCGGAGGGAGCCGGGCCGCGGACGGACGATGGGACCGCGCCGGCGCGCCGGCGTACCTTCGGCAAATCGCACAAGCTTGACAACGTGCTCTACGACGTGCGCGGCCCGGTCGCCGACGAGGCGATGCGCATGGAGGCCAACGGCACCCACATCCTGAAATTGAACATCGGCAATCCGGCACCCTTCGGCTTCCGCACGCCGGACGAAGTCGTCTACGACATGGCCCACCAGCTCACCGACACCGAAGGCTACTCGCCGTCCAAGGGCCTGTTCTCCGCGCGCAAGGCCATCATGCAGTACGCGCAGCTGAAGAACATCCCGAACGTCACCATCGACGACATCTACACCGGCAACGGCGTCAGCGAGCTCATCAACCTGTCCATGTCCGCGCTGCTCGACACCGGCGACGAAGTGCTCGTGCCCTCCCCGGACTACCCGCTGTGGACCGCCTGCGTGAACCTGGCCGGCGGCACCGCCGTGCACTACCTGTGCGACGAACAGTCCGAATGGTATCCGGACATCGACGACATCCGCTCCAAGATCACCAGCAACACCAAGGCGATTGTCATCATCAACCCGAACAACCCCACCGGCGCACTTTACCCAAAGGAAGTGCTCCAGCAGATCGTCGACATCGCGCGCGAACGCCGGCTCATCATCTTCTCCGACGAGATCTACGACCGTCTCGTCATGGACGGCCTGCAGCACGTCTCCATCGCCTCGATGGCCCCGGACCTGTTCTGCGTGACCTTCTCCGGCCTGTCGAAATCGCACATGATCGCCGGCTACCGCATCGGCTGGATGATTTTGTCCGGCAACAAGCGCATCGCCAAGGATTACATCGAAGGCCTCAACATGCTCGCCAACATGCGCA
The window above is part of the Bifidobacterium longum subsp. infantis ATCC 15697 = JCM 1222 = DSM 20088 genome. Proteins encoded here:
- a CDS encoding L-lactate dehydrogenase, encoding MVTMNRNKVVIVGTGQVGATAAFGIVTHGLCNELVLIDRSAAKALGEARDLDDGSEFQDRHVKVRAGDYADCKDADIVVITVGRKPPANSNRMAELGFTVGLVGEVVDNVMASGFDGVIVMVSNPVDVMAWYAWKRSGLPRTQVLGTGTALDTSRLKTIIGEETGLDPRNVGGFVMGEHGDSQFTAWSTVSLGGKPFARFLADNQDRFASVSTTEIEEKTRTRGDEIVAAKGGTNFGIASTVAGIVQTILWDERRIVPVSTLLDGEYGEHDVFLGVPTELRANGANEIVELDLSEDERAKLHHSAELVRDHCKGLL
- a CDS encoding HAD family hydrolase; protein product: MILDAITPKQPRLLVADLDGTLLHDAEVFEDRFITQRSIDTINRAHDAGLKFAIATARPVSTGLQFAEKLPVDAVIYLNGALIDFDPAHSDFDLLTSGATPADENHLIKIGFSSRRACEVCLFLLDRMPGLKLGIVMNDVRYTNFDVRVYWKTQAFQYTNFHDVPEGVADKITIFPEPEQWNELRALIPPDFDISISEGVMWMLMNPQANKEHALRLLCERMDVPLEQTAAFGDDLIDINMMSESGRGVAVANANPKVLSIADEICPSNNEDGVAQWIEAQLG
- the secG gene encoding preprotein translocase subunit SecG; the protein is MTALKITLQVIVVLLSFVLTLLILMHKGKGGGLSDMFGGGLTQNAGTSGVAEKNLNRWTVIIALVWVALIIGLDMMTKFNLG
- the tpiA gene encoding triose-phosphate isomerase; the encoded protein is MASKRIPLVAGNWKMNFDHLEATYFVQKLVWLLRDAHFDFKRCEVALFPSFTSLRSVQVLVEADKLHVAYGAQSVSVTTQGAFTGDVSADMIAHLGCSYVIVGHSERRKYHPEDDANIVDQVRAVFAAGMQPILCVGESFEERRQGIELDFAVGQVRDVTRDLNEEQAAELIVAYEPVWAIGTGMVATPQSAQDAANAIRNDLKTTFGTKVSDSVHILYGGSVTSKNAAELISQPDVDGFLIGGAALDVEELAKIARLALKSMKSRN
- a CDS encoding phosphoglycerate kinase, encoding MKTLKDLGDLKGKRVLVRADFNVPLDGTTITDDGRIKAALPTIKTLREEGAKVILMAHLGRPKGKVVPELSLAPVAARLGELLGTNVPLAKDTYGEDAQAKVAAMNDGDVVLLENVRFNPEETSKDADERAAYAKKIAALGEAFVSDGFGVVHRAQGSNYDVAADLPAAAGLLVEKEVKALSKATENPERPFTVVLGGSKVSDKLGVIENLLDKANRLVIGGGMVFTFLKAKGYEVGTSLLEEDQLEKVKGYIETAEKNGVELVLPTDVVVNAGFPAGDTPVAPEVVAADAIPADKMGLDIGPESQKLFHDKIVDSKTVVWNGPMGVFEVPEFAAGTKAVAQGLVDATAAGAFTIVGGGDSASAVRNLGFPEDGFSHISTGGGASLEFLEGKELPGLKVLE
- a CDS encoding aminotransferase class I/II-fold pyridoxal phosphate-dependent enzyme, translated to MSVSVFAERLRNAMNSRGLKQVDLVHAAEHRGVKMGKSHISQYVAGKTMPREDVLEFLASELDVDANWLRGEESSAPSNGDAAPEGAGPRTDDGTAPARRRTFGKSHKLDNVLYDVRGPVADEAMRMEANGTHILKLNIGNPAPFGFRTPDEVVYDMAHQLTDTEGYSPSKGLFSARKAIMQYAQLKNIPNVTIDDIYTGNGVSELINLSMSALLDTGDEVLVPSPDYPLWTACVNLAGGTAVHYLCDEQSEWYPDIDDIRSKITSNTKAIVIINPNNPTGALYPKEVLQQIVDIARERRLIIFSDEIYDRLVMDGLQHVSIASMAPDLFCVTFSGLSKSHMIAGYRIGWMILSGNKRIAKDYIEGLNMLANMRMCSNVPAQSVVQTALGGHQSVKDYLVPGGRVYDQRDLVYDMLNAIPGISAVKPKAAFYIFPKIDVKRFNIHSDEQFALDLLHEKHILISHGGAFNWRHPDHFRVVYLPRIGMLHETMEELADFFSYYRQN